The DNA region AGTAAGAGCAGATCTGTTAAAATATCGTGAAGTGCGCCGTAGAGTAATTGAATTAGCGTTGCAAAACAAAAACGCAGAAGCATATAATATTTATGCACAGCAAGGAGCAGGAATATCTTTGGCGTTTGCTAAAGAATTAAGATTATTAGCTGAGGAAGCTCAAAAAGCCGCGGCTAAAATGAATGAAGATAATAAAAAACAATCGGAATTTGTGCGTAATTTGTTTATTGGTGTGATAACTTTTATGGTTGTTTTAGGGCTGATATTAGGATTGTTAATTATAAAAAGAGTTACCAAAAGACTTAATGATGTGGTGTTATTTATTAATATTTTGGCTGACGGTAATTTCTCGCAAAAAGTTGCGGCGGAAAATATGGCCGATTTGAGTGAGTTTGGGGAAGTATCCCGAGCAATTAACACTATGAATAACAACATTGGCAGCTTAATTAAGCAATTAGCTAGTACTTCAGAGCAGATGGCTGCCGCTTCAGAAGAGCTTAACGCCAGTGCTGAACAATCTGCGCAGGCTTCTAATCAGATTGCTGTTTCGGTTACAGAGGTTGCTCAAGGTACAGATAAACAATTAAACTTGGTAGGGGAAACTAATACCTTGGTACATAAAATTACTAATGCCATCGAACAGGTGGCTGGAAATACGGAAGTTGTAGCGGCTTCAGCAGAGAAAACTGCGGATACAGCTAATAATGGTGAAGTGGCGATTAAAAAAGCTGTAAGCCAAATGCAAACTATTGAAGACAAAACCAATGCTACGGCTAGCGTCATTGGCGAATTAGAAGGACGATCTAAACAAATTGGGCAGATTGTAGAAGTTATCTCGAATATTGCGGCGCAAACGAACTTACTAGCTTTAAATGCGGCAATTGAAGCGGCTAGAGCTGGAGAAGCGGGACGGGGGTTTGCTGTAGTAGCTGAAGAAGTTCGTAAATTAGCAGAACAGTCTCAAGAGGCTGCTAAACAGATAACCGAGTTGATAAATGATGTTCAAACGCATACTAATAGTGCAGTTACTTTTATGAATGACAGTAAAAAAGAAGTTGAAAGTGGAACTCAAGTAGTTGCGATTGCAGGGCAAAACTTTGAAACTATTTTAGCTATGGTGCGAGATATGACGAATCAAATTAATGAAATTTCTGCGGCTGTGCAAGAAGTAACCAGTGGAGCACAAAATGTAGCTACGGCAGTGGAAGAAATTGATGAAGAGAGCAAAAAGTCCTCGGAGCAAACCCAAACAATTTCAGCAGCTACCGAAGAACAAGCAGCTTCTGTGGAAGAGATTGCCTCGGCCAGTCAACATTTAGCCAAAATGGCCGAAAGCTTACAAGTTGCAATCAGTAAATTTAAGGTTTAAGCTATTAGCGCACTCTTTGGATAAAGGAGTGCGCAGTAATTTTAATATTTATGTGAAAATGAGGCGGAAAATATAAAAACAACTGCGGATTACCAAAAAAAGGCAGGCAGATGTTTATAAAATAATATAATTTAGGAGTTAAGATGATAAAAAATAAAAAATTAGTTTTTACAGTTTTGGCGAGCAGTTTTGCTGTATGTAAATTGCGCCCCGAAGCTTCAATACCAAAATGGGCATATCAAGGTAGGTTTATTAGTATTACTAAAACGGAAGAAGAGGTTTCGATAGTTTGCCAGACGGATAATATCCCTGAAGATGTAGTTTGTGCTAAAAATTGGCGGGCTTTGAAAATTGTAGCCGAACTTGATTTTAGCTTAGTAGGTATATTGGCAAAAATAAGTACTGTTTTAGCGAACGCAGGTATAAGTATTTTTGCAATCTCTACCTATAACACGGATTATATTTTGGTCAAACAAGAACAATTAGACAAAACATTGCAAACCTTGTTGGATGCAGGTTATGAATTTATCTAATTGCAAAAGATTACGATTGTTTAACTTATTATACGAGGAGTGCTGCGAATGTTGAAGAAAACTTTGTTTATTTTATTTTGCCTAAATATCCTAGTTAATGTTGTTAGTGCCAAAGAATTGCGCCAAGTAGCAGAAGCTCCCGTGGGGAAATATTTTTATGTCAATAGCTATGAAAGTGAAAATAACATAAATCAGCTAGAGGTAGATATTTTATTTATTCCGAATAAAAAAGAAATAGGAAGTCCAGACCACACAATTTTTAAGTATGTTATTAATTTAACAGAAGGAACTAGTGTTTGCACTACCAGGCAAGACTATAATGAAAAAAAACAACTTTATCAAGAACATTATTACGGCAAATTAATAGTTGTGCCTGTAAAAGATGTAGATTGTTTAGTTAATTCTTTAAAGATAATTGCCCAACAACCCTTGCAAACAGAAGAGCGATTTAGGATTAGTGAAGCAACAGAAGGCTTGGAATATGTTACGGAGTGGTTAAAGAGTTTTCGAGCCTTAACAATAACTACTGAAAATAGTTTAGCAAAAAGTGAAAAAGAAAAAATTGGTAATTTGGGTGCGGATGTCCAAACTTTGGGATTTTACAATTGGCCTAAAACAATAGAAGGGACTTTGTTGAAACAAGAATACGAGATTAGTTATCTAGAATATCAATTAGCCTTAGAACGTAAAGCAAATGGCAAAACTAATTTGGCTGATGTGCAAGAAAAAGAAGAAAAGTATCTGTTGCTGAAAATAAAAATGTTAAATTTTTTGCGCAAATTTCATATTGCTGATTAGTAAAAATTTTGCTAAAAATATGGCAATTTATTTAATATATTTTGAAGAAAATGTATTAAATAGCTTTGCTTTGGGTGGTTACTATCCCAGATAATATTACTAAAATAAGTAATAACATTACGTATACTGCAAAAAAATATTTATACGTATTTTAAAATTAGCGAAGTAACTTTCTTTGCTAATGGAATCACTAGTTTTATATTCAGAATTGTATTTTTAAATATTAGGATGGACAAACAACAAATCGGAAGTTTTTCTAATATAAACTAGTAGATGCTTCTATGCACTGATAAGCAAAATAATAAAAAAGAACTATACTAAAATGAACCACCGCAAAAAAGTTAGGCTTAAAATCTAACTATTAAAGAGGTTGGTTTAAAACAAGTATAGTTTTTTTTATAAATGAAACATTGTGGTAGCAATAAATATGGGAGAAACTAATAGGAAAATAAATAAAAAACAGCTTGACAAAGCAACAACTTCGAATATAAAATGAAGTTGTTGGAAATGCGATAATAACTAGGGGGGAGAATTATGATTAGAGATTATCGGAAAATTAATTTGTGGAAAGGCGTAACTCCACAGCAATGGCAAGATTGGAAGTGGCAACTGCGAAATCGCATTACAAGCATAGAGCAGTTAGAACAGATAATATATATAAAACCACATGAACGCGAAGGTATACAGAATTGTTTGAAAAAATTAAGAATGGCTATTACTCCTTATTATGCGATGCTAATGAATAAAGAAGATCAAGAATGTCCAATCAGGATGCAAGCAGTACCGACGATAAAAGAAATGATAAATGACGTGGCTGATATTTTTGATCCGTTACATGAACACGAAGATTCACCAGTTCCTGGGTTAACACATCGATATCCAGATAGAGTATTACTATTAGTTACAGATCAATGTTCCATGTATTGTCGTCATTGCACAAGGAGACGTTTTGCAGGAAAGCAAGATAAAGCTTTGGCAATCGAGAATATAGATAAAGCAATAGTTTATATAGAAAAACATTCAGAAGTTAGAGATGTATTGTTATCTGGCGGAGATGCTTTATGTATTTCCGACGAAAAACTTGAATATATTTTAAAAAAAATACGCCAGATAAGGCATGTTGAAATTATTAGAATTGGGACAAGGACACCAGTAGTTATGCCTCAAAGAATAACAACAGAATTATGTTCAATATTAAAAAAATATCAACCAATTTGGCTAAATACGCATTTTAATCATCCAAAAGAATTGACAGTGGAAGCTAAATGCGCATTGAATATGTTAGCTGATGCAGGTGTTCCTTTAGGTAACCAATCAGTGTTACTGAAAAATCTTAATGATTGTGCATACGTAATGAAATCATTAGTGCAAGAATTGGTTAGAGCTAGAGTTAGACCTTACTATTTATATCAATGTGATTTGTCAGAAGGTATTGGGCATTTTAGAACGCCGGTATCTAGGGGTATAGAAATTATAGAAATGCTTAGAGGACATACTTCTGGCTATGCTGTACCAACATTTGTAGTAGACGCACCTGGGGGTGGTGGAAAAATTCCCGTTGCTCCGCAATATTTAATTAGTCAATCACCAGAAAAAGTGATCTTAAGAAATTTCGAAGGCGTAATTTGCACATATGAAGAAACAAAAGATAGTAAGAAATATTGTAAGCAATGTGGACTATGTGGTAAATATAAAAGACAAGATTATCGCGGTATAGAAAAATTATATAGAGGAGAGCGGTTGTGTTTAGTTCCTAGAAGTAATATTAGAGTAAATAAACGCAAAGATAGAGGGGGCTTTAAATTTGCCGAATATGATACAGCAAAGTAACAAAAAAATAGAATTTTTAGGTGTAGGCTTATATTTAGATTATACTAATTCTAGGCTTAAGGTAGTTGACTATAAGCAAATATCAAGAAACATAATTGATAAAATATGTTTTTTGGCAAAAAGCGAGGGTTTAGAAAAAATTATAGTTGTTTGTAGAAAAAAAGCTGTAAAAATTTTTCAAGAAAGCAAATTTGAAGTTGAGAGTACTATTGCAGGTTTTTTTGCAGGTCAAGATGGATATTTTTTAACATATTATGCTGAGCCAAAAAGAAAGCAAAGAAAAAATGCAGTCATGTGTGAAAAAGTTTTGGGCATAGTTAAAACTGCAAATAGCATAAGTAAAAATATAAAAAAAGCCAGCTTTAACTATAGCATTAGGGATGCTGAACTTGGAGATATTCCACAATTACAGGAATTATAT from Succinispira mobilis DSM 6222 includes:
- a CDS encoding methyl-accepting chemotaxis protein, which codes for MNWLNNLKVSQKLIFLITILLAALIGVGATGYYFLNQTNEALSKMYNEKLMAVEWLNENRIHARKIEADTFALMLTTNEKENQNLLAEINNRSKLFDENLLKYEKLPLTDKDRDGLKTVRADLLKYREVRRRVIELALQNKNAEAYNIYAQQGAGISLAFAKELRLLAEEAQKAAAKMNEDNKKQSEFVRNLFIGVITFMVVLGLILGLLIIKRVTKRLNDVVLFINILADGNFSQKVAAENMADLSEFGEVSRAINTMNNNIGSLIKQLASTSEQMAAASEELNASAEQSAQASNQIAVSVTEVAQGTDKQLNLVGETNTLVHKITNAIEQVAGNTEVVAASAEKTADTANNGEVAIKKAVSQMQTIEDKTNATASVIGELEGRSKQIGQIVEVISNIAAQTNLLALNAAIEAARAGEAGRGFAVVAEEVRKLAEQSQEAAKQITELINDVQTHTNSAVTFMNDSKKEVESGTQVVAIAGQNFETILAMVRDMTNQINEISAAVQEVTSGAQNVATAVEEIDEESKKSSEQTQTISAATEEQAASVEEIASASQHLAKMAESLQVAISKFKV
- a CDS encoding ACT domain-containing protein, with amino-acid sequence MIKNKKLVFTVLASSFAVCKLRPEASIPKWAYQGRFISITKTEEEVSIVCQTDNIPEDVVCAKNWRALKIVAELDFSLVGILAKISTVLANAGISIFAISTYNTDYILVKQEQLDKTLQTLLDAGYEFI
- the ablA gene encoding lysine 2,3-aminomutase; this encodes MIRDYRKINLWKGVTPQQWQDWKWQLRNRITSIEQLEQIIYIKPHEREGIQNCLKKLRMAITPYYAMLMNKEDQECPIRMQAVPTIKEMINDVADIFDPLHEHEDSPVPGLTHRYPDRVLLLVTDQCSMYCRHCTRRRFAGKQDKALAIENIDKAIVYIEKHSEVRDVLLSGGDALCISDEKLEYILKKIRQIRHVEIIRIGTRTPVVMPQRITTELCSILKKYQPIWLNTHFNHPKELTVEAKCALNMLADAGVPLGNQSVLLKNLNDCAYVMKSLVQELVRARVRPYYLYQCDLSEGIGHFRTPVSRGIEIIEMLRGHTSGYAVPTFVVDAPGGGGKIPVAPQYLISQSPEKVILRNFEGVICTYEETKDSKKYCKQCGLCGKYKRQDYRGIEKLYRGERLCLVPRSNIRVNKRKDRGGFKFAEYDTAK
- the ablB gene encoding putative beta-lysine N-acetyltransferase, producing MIQQSNKKIEFLGVGLYLDYTNSRLKVVDYKQISRNIIDKICFLAKSEGLEKIIVVCRKKAVKIFQESKFEVESTIAGFFAGQDGYFLTYYAEPKRKQRKNAVMCEKVLGIVKTANSISKNIKKASFNYSIRDAELGDIPQLQELYSSIFKSYPTAIFKREYLEMLINGNDIVKVAIVENKIVSVASAEINERYLNAEVTDCATKPNYSGNGLLSEIIKELEKELIQRNIKTVYSLCRATEVGINKSLRNLNYTYQGCLINNCDIAGDLEDMNVWTKQKINIHT